The genomic stretch GCCGCAGATAGATTTTGTGGTGCTAATTGGCAGCCAGCTTAGCGGTACAGCAGATGCAGCTAGTGATTGGGATTTAGCAATAGCGCTTGCTCCGCAACTGGATGCTATTGCGCGATATGATTTGCTGGCTGATTTACAGATTCAGTTGGCGGCGCTTTCTGGTGTAGCGGTTGATGATCTGGATTTAATTGATTTAGCTAGGTCGGGTTTGGCTATGCGCGAGCAAGTTGCCAATCATGGGCTGGTATTACATGGCGGTGATACCCTGGCTTGGAGCCGTTTTATGGTGCGCACTTGGCGTGATCTGGAAATGCAGCAATGGGAACAGCAGCATGCAGCTTGATCTTTATTTACAAGAAACCGCAGCCCATGCAGCCCGGCAATCGCTCATTTTACAGGAAGCAAGAATACGTTTGGTAGGCCATGGTGCATTAACTCCATTGGAGTTTTCTGGGGTCGTTCATGCCTGGCAGGTGTTGGTGGAAAACTCTATTGGTAAAGCTAAACATTGGCTTAAATACTGTGGCGTTGCTGTGCCTATCAGCGCGTATGATTCATTCTCACTACTTAGGCAATTAAATCTAATTAGTGCAGAGTCTCTATCTGGCTGGCAAAAGGCCATCGGTTTGCGCAATCGGATTGTGCACGATTATTTGAATCTGGATGATCAGGTGGTTATCGCATTGATTCAATCGAATGCGGATCAATTCATGATCGATTTTTTAAATACCCCATTTAGATTGCCAAACGAGTAATCTTATTTCGGCTTTAACAAGGATTAATCAATGACGATTACACCTGTAATCCTATGC from Chitinibacter sp. SCUT-21 encodes the following:
- a CDS encoding nucleotidyltransferase domain-containing protein, whose translation is MNIKYSPVIQAWQPYWASVPQIDFVVLIGSQLSGTADAASDWDLAIALAPQLDAIARYDLLADLQIQLAALSGVAVDDLDLIDLARSGLAMREQVANHGLVLHGGDTLAWSRFMVRTWRDLEMQQWEQQHAA
- a CDS encoding DUF86 domain-containing protein, which produces MQLDLYLQETAAHAARQSLILQEARIRLVGHGALTPLEFSGVVHAWQVLVENSIGKAKHWLKYCGVAVPISAYDSFSLLRQLNLISAESLSGWQKAIGLRNRIVHDYLNLDDQVVIALIQSNADQFMIDFLNTPFRLPNE